A genome region from Cucumis sativus cultivar 9930 unplaced genomic scaffold, Cucumber_9930_V3 scaffold38, whole genome shotgun sequence includes the following:
- the LOC116405842 gene encoding uncharacterized protein LOC116405842, translating into MASFEALHGKCCRFSVCWGEVGESREMLCPKQVQTTNEAIQKIRARMLTTKSIQKSYANEQRRDLEFDVGDMVFVKVAPMKGVMRFEKKGNLSQRFVTHHLALPLSLSAVHDVYDVSMLRKCVTDPTHIVDYESLQMHENLSYEEHQLRFWQKKLSCFITGELINVLYQNHEVEKATWEREDNMRAHYPELYKD; encoded by the coding sequence ATGGCATCATTTGAAGCTCTGCATGGTAAGTGTTGTAGATTCTCTGTATGTTGGGGTGAGGTTGGTGAGAGCAGAGAGATGTTATGTCCCAAGCAAGTTCAGACCACCAATGAGGCCATACAGAAGATTAGAGCCCGCATGTTGACAACGAAGAGCATACAGAAGAGTTACGCCAATGAACAACGTAGGGATCTTGAGTTCGATGTAGGGGACATGGTTTTTGTAAAGGTAGCACCTATGAAGGGTGTTATGAGGTTTGAGAAGAAGGGAAACCTGAGTCAACGTTTCGTAACTCATCATTTGGCATTGCCTCTGTCATTGTCTGCAGTTCATGATGTATACGATGTATCCATGCTGAGGAAGTGTGTAACAGATCCAACACATATAGTTGATTATGAGTCATTGCAAATGCATGAGAACTTGAGCTATGAGGAGCACCAGTTGAGATTTTGGCAAAAGAAGTTAAGTTGCTTCATAACAGgggaattaattaatgttcttTATCAAAACCACGAGGTTGAAAAAGCTACTTGGGAGAGAGAGGACAACATGAGAGCTCATTATCCCGAGCTATACAAGGATTAG